The Lutra lutra chromosome 1, mLutLut1.2, whole genome shotgun sequence genomic sequence TCGGGGCAGCCTGTGGACTGGTGAGTGGGCAGGCGCCGACCGTCGCCCGGGGTGGGCCTGGAGGCTGCTCCGCAGTTGGGCGAAGCCTGGGGTTCCCcgtcttcccttccctccatttCTCCCATTCCTCAACTCTAAGGTTCGTTGTCTACAAGCTGCCAGCCCAGAGCGGGCCCGGGGATGCAGCGCAGAGCGGACTGCGATACAAGTACATGGATAAGGACTCAGGGGGCTGGCGCGACGGCGCGGGGCCCATCAACAGCTCGGCGGGGGCCGTGGGCCGCAGCTTGCTGCCGCTGTACCGGAACGCCAGCCAGGTGAAGGAGCCCCTGGGCTGAACCTGGAATAAGACTCTAAGACCCAGCTTGGGGGGAAATTTCAAGTTgccccatccatctcccctcaGCTCGCCTTCCTGCTATACAATGACCAGCCACCTAACTCCAGCAGGGCTCAGAACTTGTCTAGCCGGGGGCACACAAAGGGTGAGTCCAgggttggggctggggaagggctcTGGTGTTCTTATGCATTTTCCCCAGctaacccctgccctgcccagggatggggtggtggagggggtgCTCTGTCAGACTCTGAACATCTGCTTCcttattatattgtttttcttctggacTGCGAGAATTAACAGCTGCAGAAACTGAGCTCAGCAGTGGTTTTGACACTGCCCACACCTTCTCCAGGTCCCCTGCAAATGGAGGATGTTCCTGGTGGCACACGTGCTTTTTGGGATGCCTTAAGCAGTCCTCCTGACCCCTGTCTTCTGGTTCAGGTGTGCTGCTCCTGGACCAAGAAGGGGGCTTCTGGCTGGTCCACAGTGTTCCGCACTTCCCACCACCTGCCTGCTCTGCTGCATACAGCTGGCCTTCTAGTGCCCAAACCTACGGGCAGACCCTGCTCTGTGTGTCTTTTCCCCTCACTCAGTTTGGGAAGATTGGTGAGTGTGGACAGGGAGGCAAAGTGAATCCCTGATTCCCAGGCCAGAATGTGGAACAGTCCTTCATTTTCTCTACCTTTGCCCTCCAGGCAGACAGCTGACCTACACCTACCCCCTAGTGTATGACCACAAGCTAGATGCCACCTTCGCTCAGAAAGTCCCCCATCTGGAAGATGTGGTTGAGGGCCACCATGTTCTCCATGGCCCCTGGAACAGCAGTGTAACGCTCACATCCAAGGCAGGCGACACGTTCCAGAGCTTtgccaaatttggaaaatttggaGATGGTGAGTCCTGAAGTTGAGGGTTGCAAAGCTCTTTTTCTGCAGAGGGGGTGCCTGGTGTGTCCATGGCTAAGGGCAGGTCAGGAATAAGGAGTAGGACTCTTTGACAGCCACAATCGATGAGAGGTAGACAACTAACAGACCTGGGTTCACATATTGGTTTCTGGCTATGTGATGTGTGATTTAACCAGAGCCCCAGTTTAAcccatctgagaaatggggacaCTGGTATCTACTACTTTAACAGATTATTATGAAGTGATGCCTATAAAGCATTTGGTAAGGGCTATTAGTTTTAATGTTGTCATTCCTTGTGTCTCCAGGAATTGACAACTGAAGAAACTGAGCTCAGAAAGGGGAAGTGGTCCTAGAAATGACCCTGACCCTGTCCATGCCCTTTTTCCATCCTCCACAGACCTGTATTCTGGCTGGTTGGCAGAAGCCCTTGGCAGTAACTTGCAGGTCCAATTCTGGCAAAACTCTCATGGCATCCTACCCTCCAACTGCTCCAGGCTCCAGCATGTGTTGGACGTAACCCAGATAGCTTTCCCTGGGCCAGCTGGGCCAGACTTCAGTGCCACAGAAGACCACTCCAAGTGGTGTGTAGCCCCGGAAGGGCCCTGGGCCTGTGTGGGTGACATGAATCGTAACGTCAGAGAGGAGCAGCGGGGCGGCGGCACATTATGTGCCCAGCTGCCAGCCCTGTGGAAGGCCTTCCAGCCTCTGGTGAAGGCCTGGAAGCCCTGTGGGGAGAAGAGAACCTTCTCTCCAGGAATCTGAGCAGACCACATAAGAGCTAAGGCTCAGAAACCTCTTGGGACTTCAGCTTGATCCCCAGTTTAATGCCTAATTGTGTGAGCTTAATTATGTGCCTTAACTTGTGACTCCATTTACTCATCTGCCAAATGAGAATCACAATACGTGATTCAGGACTGTTAGGactgttgaaaaataaaaggaaattggTGGACGGGACTATTAACCTTTTTCTTCAAGTGGGGACTGGGACTCCAGACAACATTACAgcccttcttctctccctgaaGGTCTGGGGACAGCTGGTGCATAAGTGAGACCCAAAGTAGGACCACAGGAAGAGTATACCCAAGACTCACCTCCCTTCTCGATGGTATTCAGGCCTCGAGATGCACACAGGCAAGGGGGCAGAAACACAATGTCTTGCCCCgccaggggtggggtgagccCCAGAAAGCTCACACAGCACAGACACACtttatttatatgtgtacatatgtatacaggTGGCTGTACAGAGCAGGGCCAGCGGCCCCCTCGGCTACGGGCCTGGAGGCGTGGGACAGGGGGCACCTTTTTTGGTCAGGCCTGCTGGGGGTATAGTTTCAGCAGGGCACCGGGAGgtcagccccacctcaggcttggTGGCTGGGACCaagagggaagtgggtgggactGGGGGCCCTGCACTGCTGGGCACGTTCTTtgtgggggctggagagggggctTGGGGTTCTGGAGAGAGTTTGGGGGAGGTGGGCTTGGAGCGAGGCCCGCTCAGCGTGGTCCGCTCCTCCACCACCTCCAGCACCCAGCACTCCCGACCCCGGGGAACCTCAGGAGCAGGAGGCGCCAGGGATGTGGATTCCTGCAACCCTTTGGAGTCTGCACCAGGAGGTTGGGGTGCCATGGCCTTGGCCCCCAGACGCACAGGCTCTACGACAATTGGCACCGGGGGTGTGCCTGCCTCACCCGAACTGCTGCGCCTGCCGGTCTCGTGTTCCTGCACTGGGCTCAGCGCGGCCTTTGCCACAGCCCTGGCCACCCCACCCACTCCATCCTCTGTCTGCACGCTCTGGTGCCGTGTGCCGCTGGGGTCCCGCTCCAGGGTCCGGCCCCCGGGGGTCGTCGCACGGGGTGGGGTGCAGGCCTCAGCACCACCCGGAGACTCCTTCTCCTTACTGAACACCGGCGGCCTGGGAGCGCCTTCAGGCAGCAGTGGGTCCGCGCCCAAGCTCAGGGGCGACTCTTGGCGGCCCAGGCGACGGACAGCCACCTGCCTAGGTGTGCCAGGGCCCTCGACGGGGGGTGTCTCGCCGTCAGACTCGGCGAGGCTATGCAGTGCCAGCTCGCCGTGGAAGTCCTTGCGGAAATCCGGGTGGCCCACCTCGAGGCTGTGTTTGCGCAGTGCGCCCTTCTTGTCGGCGCCCAGCGAGGCTCCCAGCTTCTCTGCTGACTGCACGCGTTTGAGGAGCGGCGACCGCGGGGGCTCGGCACTCTTGGGGCGTGGGCGCACCACCGGGGGTGACGAGTGCAGCTTCGCAGGGAAGCTCTGCGTCGTGTGCGAGCTGCCCACCGTGTGGCCTGGCAGCGGCGGCGGCGATGCCTGTGTCGGGGACGGCGTGTGTGCCAGCGGCGACAGCGGGATATTGCCAGCCGACTTGCAGCGCGCAGAGCGGTACTGGCGGTGCAATTTCGGCGACAGGCCGTGCAGCGTGCTGGGCCGGATGTGGTGCGACGCCGATGACGCTGGCGAGTTGGGCGTGCTCGAGGCTGGCGAGCTGCTCTGGGAGGAGGCGCCTGCGGGTGGGCGAGAGGGGCTGTCGCGCGCTGCGGGCACAGCCAGGGCACAGCCCCGCCACCCTGCGCCGCTCGGCCCGCCGCGCGCAGGCGCAGAGCGTACCTAGGTAGGCGGAGTCGGGCGTGGAGCGGTAGCTGTGGGTAGGCGAGCGTGCAGGCAGCCCGTGCGTGGGCGAGCCCGGGAGGCTGTCGCTGGACGACAGCGACCGGTTCAGCGACGACAGCGAGCGGCTAGTGTGCAGCAGGTTTGACTGCTTTGTGATCTTGCGGAAGAGGGAGCTGCGCTTCTTGCTGGGGGACAAAGAGGGGGCCACCTACCCTTCACCACGTTCCAGAACTCCTGGCTTCCTTCCATTTTAGGGCCGCATGTCGGCCCCTGGGGACCGCCCACCCCTCCtagcccctccctctccagctgcCACCCACCTATCAAAACCGAAAGAACTTCCCTTAACGCTGGTCCCATTCGGCTCCTCCCAGCTCAGGGCCCCCATTCCTTTCAGGCGGCTCCTAGCCCAAACCAGGAAAACACCCATCCACGCAGGACCACCCTTTTCTGGCCCCGCCCACCTCtctagcccctccccctccagcggCCACCTACCTAAGGAGGGCTGGAAGAAATTCACCTGACTCAAGTTTTGTTGGCTCCTCTCACTCAAATCCCCAGTCAACGACTTTCCAGGCCAAACCGCCAAACCCTCTGATCAAAACACAAGTCTCCTagccccacccacctctcttctcttctcctgcctcaAAGGGAAGAAACGATTTCAGTTGGCCCAGTCTTGTCTAGAGTGCTCATTTCACATGGAAATCCCTTCTCCCAGTCCTCCCAGCCGTCTTTATCTATCCGACAGGTCAGGACCGGCTCCCGAACAGCACCCTCTTTAACTGACAAGTGCTGGCCCTGCCCATCTCCCAAGACACCTCCCACAAGGTTTTCGCCCAGCCTAGAAACCTGGCACAGCTTCCTTTCCTGACTTCTCCCACTTTCCtagcccttctctctctgtcctcttatTTTTGCTTGATGGCCCAGCCGGCCACTTAACCTGGGCGCTT encodes the following:
- the DNASE2 gene encoding deoxyribonuclease-2-alpha; translation: MAMLSPLLLAALLWVPVRTLSCYGDSGQPVDWFVVYKLPAQSGPGDAAQSGLRYKYMDKDSGGWRDGAGPINSSAGAVGRSLLPLYRNASQLAFLLYNDQPPNSSRAQNLSSRGHTKGVLLLDQEGGFWLVHSVPHFPPPACSAAYSWPSSAQTYGQTLLCVSFPLTQFGKIGRQLTYTYPLVYDHKLDATFAQKVPHLEDVVEGHHVLHGPWNSSVTLTSKAGDTFQSFAKFGKFGDDLYSGWLAEALGSNLQVQFWQNSHGILPSNCSRLQHVLDVTQIAFPGPAGPDFSATEDHSKWCVAPEGPWACVGDMNRNVREEQRGGGTLCAQLPALWKAFQPLVKAWKPCGEKRTFSPGI